One genomic window of Arachis stenosperma cultivar V10309 chromosome 10, arast.V10309.gnm1.PFL2, whole genome shotgun sequence includes the following:
- the LOC130957614 gene encoding uncharacterized protein LOC130957614 — protein sequence MSDRVLLKVYYFGQILLQTSEGVKFICEKPLDVVIPFIISFEELKGVISEAIDSERARKISCILYRYPIQVFGGFVQFQSRYVTDEASMQEMFSMYIENRAQISFIELYIEFEQSEADRNILREDYNTDSEEEFESNYQFVGPDGDGGEDEGEGATAPDVTEVANALANDEPFEEPSFMRVLDLEAMHVPEFPGYMTAEIPIVADGEFAVGMEFGSREAVIKAIKEYTIRRSVDYRVYESEPLTFYAKCTQYGSGCDWLIRVSMISRKYCWVIRRYNGSHTCTRATISQDHSKLDSLTIAEAIKPLVEADPSLKVKSVIAEVQSKFNYTISYRKAWLAKQRAVEKIFGGWEASYEALPIWFEAMCHREPSAVVHFETMPAYQGDELVGDIRVLHRVFWSYYPCIRAFRHCKPVVQVDGTHLYGKYKGCLLVAVSQDGNNNIVPIAFAVVEGETSDAWHFFLSNLRQHVVTRDGIGLISDRHESINAAVERSNGAWSPPRAFHMFCIRHIESNFLRKFKAPYLQKLVVNIGNHLLNLVMLLIDSTFTRFLSTANFFFLCFPPRYSRTVREYELRYQRLRERGEAYTDWLNRIPREQYALAFDGGYRWGHMTTNLVECINSVLKGARNLPITALVKATFYRLNELFTRKRAEAEARISAGHVFSDVVTSKLHANQLASGNIQVSCFDRLNEVFEVREMPSGMEFAVDLRGLRCDCGEFQVDRIPCRHVFACCANQRLDWKLYVHDVYKMDQIRRVYRARFRPLGNPTTWPAYNGPRFVPNPFLRRVTKGRPKMTRFLNEMDTRMLRRPRRCRLCGAEGHTRSRCRQSSSANAGENAQ from the exons ATGAGTGACCGAGTATTATTAAAGGTGTATTATTTTGGTCAGATTTTACTACAAACTTCGGAAGGAGTAAAATTTATATGTGAAAAACCCTTAGATGTTGTTATTCCCTTTATCATCTCATTTGAAGAGCTGAAAGGGGTGATTTCTGAAGCCATTGATTCTGAGAGAGCAAGAAAGATATCATGTATTCTATACAGATATCCCATACAGGTATTTGGTGGATTCGTCCAGTTTCAAAGCAGATATGTGACGGACGAAGCGAGCATGCAAGAGatgttttcaatgtatattgaaAACCGGGCTCAGATCTCCTTCATCGAGTTGtatattgagtttgaacaatctGAGGCCGACCGAAATATTCTACGAGAAGATTATAATACTGACAGTGAAGAAGAGTTCGAAAGTAACTACCAGTTTGTTGGTCCAGATGGAGATGGAGGTGAAGATGAAGGTGAAGGAGCAACGGCGCCAGATGTAACAGAGGTGGCAAATGCACTCGCAAACGATGAGCCGTTTGAGGAGCCATCATTCATGCGAGTTTTGGATTTGGAAGCCATGCATGTTCCGGAGTTTCCGGGATATATGACTGCAG AGATTCCTATTGTCGCAGATGGTGAGTTTGCCGTTGGTATGGAGTTCGGTTCGAGGGAAGCTGTTATTAAGGCGATAAAAGAGTATACCATACGACGAAGTGTAGACTACCGGGTGTATGAGTCTGAGCCGTTGACATTTTATGCCAAGTGTACGCAGTACGGATCAGGGTGTGATTGGCTTATCAGGGTTAGCATGATCAGCAGGAAGTACTGTTGGGTTATAAGGAGGTATAATGGTAGTCACACATGTACCCGAGCCACGATTTCACAGGACCATTCGAAGCTGGATTCTCTCACAATTGCAGAAGCGATAAAGCCATTGGTTGAGGCGGACCCGTCCTTAAAGGTAAAGTCGGTTATAGCAGAAGTGCAATCGAAGTTTAACTACACCATTAGTTATCGGAAAGCATGGCTGGCTAAGCAAAGGGCagtagaaaaaatatttggaggtTGGGAAGCATCGTATGAAGCGTTGCCTATATGGTTTGAGGCCATGTGTCATAGGGAGCCGTCAGCTGTTGTCCATTTTGAGACTATGCCTGCTTATCAAGGGGATGAGTTGGTGGGTGATATTCGAGTACTGCATCGAGTATTCTGGAGTTATTACCCCTGTATTAGGGCATTCAGACATTGTAAACCAGTTGTCCAGGTGGATGGGACTCACTTGTATGGAAAGTATAAGGGTTGTCTGCTAGTGGCAGTTTCACAAGATGGGAACAACAATATTGTCCCAATTGCGTTTGCTGTTGTGGAGGGAGAGACTTCTGATGCATGGCACTTTTTCCTAAGTAACCTTCGTCAACATGTTGTCACTCGGGATGGTATTGGTCTAATATCCGACCGACACGAATCCATCAATGCAGCTGTGGAGCGCAGTAATGGAGCTTGGTCACCTCCTAGAGCTTTTCATATGTTTTGCATCAGGCATATTGAGTCAAACTTTCTGCGGAAATTCAAGGCACCGTACCTCCAAAAATTGGTCGTCAACATTGGTAACCATTTACTAAATTTAGTTATGTTATTAATAGATTCCACCTTCACGCGATTTCTTTCGAcagctaattttttttttctttgctttCCTCCAAGATATTCAAGGACGGTGCGGGAGTACGAACTGCGATACCAGCGATTGCGGGAACGGGGCGAAGCGTATACAGACTGGTTAAACCGAATTCCTCGCGAGCAGTATGCATTGGCATTTGACGGTGGATACCGATGGGGGCACATGACGACGAATCTTGTGGAATGCATCAATTCAGTGTTGAAGGGTGCACGCAATCTGCCTATAACTGCTCTTGTGAAGGCAACATTCTACAGGCTAAACGAGTTGTTCACCCGAAAAAGAGCAGAGGCAGAAGCGCGGATTAGTGCGGGGCATGTGTTCTCAGATGTCGTGACTTCGAAGTTGCATGCAAACCAGCTTGCATCGGGGAACATTCAGGTCAGTTGCTTTGACCGCCTGAATGAGGTCTTTGAGGTGCGTGAGATGCCAAGTGGAATGGAATTTGCAGTCGATCTACGAGGACTTAGATGTGACTGCGGTGAGTTCCAGGTGGATCGGATCCCTTGCAGACATGTGTTCGCTTGTTGTGCTAACCAACGACTGGATTGGAAACTATATGTCCATGATGTGTATAAGATGGACCAAATTCGGCGGGTGTACCGAGCAAGGTTTAGGCCACTTGGTAATCCTACAACTTGGCCAGCTTACAATGGACCTCGGTTCGTACCGAATCCGTTCCTTAGGCGCGTCACGAAAGGTCGCCCCAAGATGACTCGCTTCTTAAATGAGATGGACACGCGAATGTTACGTCGTCCTAGGCGATGTAGGCTATGTGGAGCTGAGGGACATACTCGTAGCAGATGCCGTCAGTCATCTAGTGCAAATGCCGGCGAAAATGCTCAGTAG